The following DNA comes from Alkalicoccobacillus plakortidis.
TACTAGCATCCCCAGTGGTATTAAACTATCTAATAATTGTTGAGCGCTTTTCGAGTTTTTCTTTCCTAGAGTGCCTCGCTTGTATTTAAATTCAAGCCTTTTAATCACAAAGACTACAATCACAGAGACTATGATGAGTGGCATTAAAGTAAATAAAATATCTATAAATAATTCGATAGTAAAACCTCCCGTTATTTAGTAGCATTCACTTAGAGATCTCTAAACCTTAGCAATAATTTTACCCTTTAATTTTGTGAAAGGATAAACTGCAAATAAAGAACAGAGTACCACAACAATAATTGAACTCATGAAGACATTCGGAAAACGGATGAATTCAAACCATACCATACAAATAAAAAACAAAGCAATCATGGCAAATACATACGGTGAAATGATAAAGATATATAAACAAGCGCCTTTTCGGAACTCAAAAAATCTACTCCACTTATCTTCATCTCGATTTAAAATATTTCCAATGACCCATGCAATGACGAGTAAGATTCCGATATAAATAAAAGCACTAATTAATTGTAATCCTAATAATGAACCAAGAAAAATTACAACATTCATTAATGACCTCCGAGCTTACTAGAAGTTATATTATCTTCAAATTCGCGAATCAATAAATGCTAGATAGGTTACTTTCTCCGCTCCAATTGATTCATTACACTCTCTGAACCAGTAAATACAGACCCTCCATTTTTAACCGTTTGCTGAATTAATTGAATCAAACTTTCTTTGTTCATCTGAACATCATTCAACCAATTTAGGGTATCTGCAGTTTCAGATTCGTGCTTCGCTCCCAAGCAGGATAATTCAAAAAGGACAGGTAATAAATCCAACCCCGCTTCCGTTAATTCGTACAGGTCTTTTCTCCTGTCATCGGGATGCGGGTTTTTAGTAATCAAGCCTATTGTCTCTAAACGGGACAAACGATTCGATAGTATGTTTCTGGCAATGCCTTCATCTGAGGCAAGGAATTCCCCAAAAGTTTTTTTTCCTGCAAATATAATGTCTCTGATGATAAGGAGTGACCACGAGTCACCTATCAAATCTAAAGAAAATGAAATAGGACAATTCGACCTTCTGCTCAGTTTAAAATTATTCATAGATCCCCCTTGACTTAATTATCTAAATATTATTATAATAAATTAAGTTTCAAAATGCAACTGAAAAATAAGGAGGGAATATGATTGAAATTTTTGTTTATCTATAGAGGCGGCGAGGTTCCAAACGATAGGCTTGATCAAAACGTTGATGAACTATGGAGATGGCTAGACAATCTAACGGAAAAGGGTTACGAGAAGGTACGTTTTGCTGGAAGTGGAAGTAAAATTATTTCGCAAGATTCCATCAAAGATTACTCTGGAGATATATTCGGCATTTCTATTATCGAAGCAGATTCTTTGGAAGAAGCAAAGTCGTTGACTGATAGTTGGCCAGAATTGCAATATGGAGGTAAGATAGAAATCTTAGAAGCGATAGGTGATTAAGATATCCACTACTTATGTATTGAATTTGTTTGCAGATATTAGAAAACAAATACTGAATGTTTTAGAAGACGTTTCGAAAGATAAAATGAAACATATCCCGAAAGGATTCAATAACCATCTATATTGGCAGGTTGGACATTTGCTAACGCTAACGGACGAATTAATATTCGAATATTCCGGCGGCGATTCAAGAATCCCACATCATTATAAGGATTTTTTTGCGACAGGCACAAGTCCGTTAAACTGGTTGGAGCAACCTCCAGAAATTGAACTAATTTTAAATGAATTAAAAAGTCAGTTGATAGAGATATGTGATCATTATGACGGTAAGTTAACACAACCTGTTGCAGACAACTTACTTCAAGCGAATGTTATCGGTGACCTTGTTCATGTTTTAATTGCGCATGAAAGTACACATCTAGGAATGATAACTGCAATGGTTAAAGTTATACAGAATGAACAATTAAAGCATGCACCGCCTTCAGTTTAGAGAAGAGGGATTTTAATAGGACTTGAAAGTAATATTAAATCAAAAATAAAAAGACTCTTTATTATAGTAAAAGTTAGAAGTCACTGATATTAATTAAAAAAAGTTTCCCCAATATTGGAGAAACCCTTCTACATCAGTACTTCTATAAAAGCTTCCAAGCGGATTCGAACCGCTGACCCCCACCTTACCATGGTGGTGCTCTACCTGCTGAGCTATGGAAGCAATGGCTCCACAGGTAGGACTCGAACCTACGACCGATCGGTTAACAGCCGATTGCTCTACCACTGAGCTACTGTGGAATAATATATGTATAAACAAAAAAAAGCCCGGCAACGTTCTACTCTCGCAGGGGGAAGCCCCCAACTACCATTGACGCAGAAGAGCTTAACGGCCGTGTTCGGCATGGGAACGGGTGTGACCTCTTCGCTATTGCTACCGGACTATGCCTGGACGGCCAATCATCGGCGCGCTTCTTCGTCCACTTCGTCTTGTCACTCCGTCACGTATAAAGATACGCTCCTTCGCTCCAATCCTTGTGTCCTCGAATCACTTGATGCTTGTTGTCCATCTTGAGAGAAAGATTCTCTCAAAACCAAATCGTGCCCACAGGAGGAGGAATTCACCGAAGTGACTTCTTCTTCCTGTTTCTATGCTACTCACACTGTCTTTCACCATGTTGGATAAGTCCTCGACCGATTAGTATCTGTCCGCTCCACGTGTTGCCACGCTTCCACTCCAGACCTATCAACCTCATCATCTCTAAGGGGTCTTACTGGCTTACGCCATGGGAAATCTCATCTTGAGGGGGGCTTCATGCTTAGATGCTTTCAGCACTTATCCCGTCCACACGTAGCTACCCAGCGATGCTCCTGGCGGAACAACTGGTACACCAGCGGTGTGTCCATCCCGGTCCTCTCGTACTAAGGACAGCTCCTCTCAAATTTCCTGCGCCCGCGACGGATAGGGACCGAACTGTCTCACGACGTTCTGAACCCAGCTCGCGTGCCGCTTTAATGGGCGAACAGCCCAACCCTTGGGACCTACTTCAGCCCCAGGATGCGACGAGCCGACATCGAGGTGCCAAACCTCCCCGTCGATATGGACTCTTGGGGGAGATAAGCCTGTTATCCCCAGGGTAGCTTTTATCCGTTGAGCGACGGCCCTTCCATTCGGCACCGCCGGATCACTAAGCCCGACTTTCGTCCCTGCTCGACTTGTAGGTCTCGCAGTCAAGCTCCCTTATGCCTTTGCACTCTTCGAATGATTTCCAACCATTCTGAGGGAACCTTTGGGCGCCTCCGTTACTGTTTAGGAGGCGACCGCCCCAGTCAAACTGCCCACCTGACAATGTCCCTGACCCGGATCACGGGTCGAGGTTAGAATGTCAGCACCGTCAGGGTAGTATCCCACCAATGCCTCCACCGAAGCTGGCGCTCCGGTTTCAAAGGCTCCTACCTATCCTGTACAAACGATACCAACATCCACTATCAGGCTACAGTAAAGCTCCATGGGGTCTTTCCGTCCTGTCGCGGGTAACCTGCATCTTCACAGGTACTATAATTTCACCGGGTCTCTCGTTGAGACAGTATCCAAATCGTTACACCATTCGTGCGGGTCGGAACTTACCCGACAAGGAATTTCGCTACCTTAGGACCGTTATAGTTACGGCCGCCGTTTACTGGGGCTTCAATTCAGAGCTTCTCCCGAAGGATAACCCCTCCTCTTAACCTTCCAGCACCGGGCAGGTGTCAGCCCCTATACTTCGCCTTGCGGCTTCGCAGAGACCTGTGTTTTTGCTAAACAGTCGCTTGGATCTTTTCACTGCGGCTCTCTCGGGCTTGCACCCTAATAGAGCACCCCTTCTCCCGAAGTTACGGGGTCATTTTGCCGAGTTCCTTAACGAGAGTTCTCCCGCGCGTCTTAGAATTCTCTTCTCGCCTACCTGTGTCGGTTTGCGGTACGGGCACCTTCCACCTCGCTAGAGGCTTTTCTAGGCAGCGGAGGATCAGGGACTTCGGTACTAAATTTCCCTCGCTATCACTGCTCAGCCGAACGGAAAGCGGATTTGCCTACTTTCCAGCCTAACAGCTTAGACGCGCATATCCATCAGCGCGCTCACCCTACCTTTCTGCGTCCCCCCATTACTCAAACGGTGGAGAGGTGGTACAGGAATATCAACCTGTTGTCCATCGCCTACGCTTTTCAGCCTCGGCTTAGGTCCCGACTGACCCTGAGCGGACGAGCCTTCCTCAGGAAACCTTGGGCTTTCGACGGAGGGGATTCTCACCCCTCTTTTCGCTACTCATACCGGCATTCTCACTTCCAAGCACTCCACTAGTCCTCACGATCTAGCTTCGCTGTCCTTGGAACGCTCCCCTACCACGAACACCTAAGGTGTTCATCCATAGCTTCGGTGATACGTTTAGCCCCGTTACATTTTCGGCGCAGAGTCACTCGACCAGTGAGCTATTACGCACTCTTTAAATGGTGGCTGCTTCTAAGCCAACATCCTGGTTGTCTGGGCAACTCCACATCCTTTGCCACTTAACGTATACTTTGGGACCTTAGCTGATGGTCTGGGCTGTTTCCCTCTTGACTACGGATCTTAGCACTCGCAGTCTGACTCCCGAGGATAAGTACTTGGCATTCGGAGTTTGACTGAATTCGGTAATCCTGTGGGGACCCCTCGTCCAATCAGTGCTCTACCTCCAAGACTCTTCCCTCGAGGCTAGCCCTAAAGCTATTTCGGGGAGAACCAGCTATTTCCGAGTTCGATTGGCATTTCACCCCTACCCACACCTCATCCCCGCATTTTTCAACATGCGTGGGTTCGGGCCTCCATTCAGTGTTACCTGAACTTCACCCTGGACATGGGTAGATCACTCGGTTTCGGGTCTACGACGGCGTACTCAAATCGCCCTATTCAGACTCGCTTTCGCTACGGCTCCGCCTCATCAGCTTAACCTTGCACGACATCGTAACTCGCCGGTTCATTCTACAAAAGGCACGCCATCACCCGTTAATGGGCTCTGACTAGTTGTAGGCACACGGTTTCAGGATCTCTTTCACTCCCCTTCCGGGGTGCTTTTCACCTTTCCCTCACGGTACTGGTTCACTATCGGTCACTAGGTAGTATTTAGCCTTGGGAGATGGTCCTCCCGGATTCCGACGGGGTTTCACGTGTCCCGCCGTACTCAGGATACACTCCGGAGGAAACGAAGTTTCGGCTACGGGGTTGTTACCCTCTTTGACGCATCTTTCCAGATGCTTCACCTACTCCGTTTCTTTATGACTCCAATGGAATGTCCTACAACCCCTGAAGGCAAGCCTTCAGGTTTGGGCTCTTTCCGTTTCGCTCGCCGCTACTCAGGAAATCGATTTTTCTTTCTCTTCCTCCGGGTACTTAGATGTTTCAGTTCCCCGGGTCTGCCTCCTCGTATCCTATGTATTCAGATACGGGTACCATTCGATTAAAAATGGTGGGTTCCCCCATTCGGATATCCTCGGATCAAAGCTCACTTACAGCTCCCCGAGGCGTTTCGCCGTTCGTCGCGTCCTTCTTCGGCTCCTAGTGCCAAGGCATTCACCGTGCGCCCTTTCTAACTTAACCAATTTGATTTCAGGTCATCTGACGATGCCATTCATCAAGTATGGTGTATATAAAGACTCGCTCACATCTATAGAGATGATTGCGTTGTGTGTGTGTTTTGCATTGCACGATTTAGTTTTCAAAGAACCATACCGACAGGATGTGGGTACCAGGCGTTGCCACAGGACGTGGCGAACTTAGCGTGGATCCTTGCATTCCTAACGGTCTATAAAGAATGAACGAAGTTCATTCAAAACCGAACAAAAGCCAAAGCGTATTCACATCAGGCGAACCTGTGTGATCGACTAGAAGTATTACTCCCTAGAAAGGAGGTGATCCAGCCGCACCTTCCGATACGGCTACCTTGTTACGACTTCACCCCAATCATCTGTCCCACCTTCGGCGGCTGGCTCCAAAAGGTTACCTCACCGACTTCGGGTGTTACAAACTCTCGTGGTGTGACGGGCGGTGTGTACAAGGCCCGGGAACGTATTCACCGCGGCATGCTGATCCGCGATTACTAGCAATTCCAGCTTCATGCAGGCGAGTTGCAGCCTACAATCCGAACTGAGAATGGCTTTATGGGATTGGCTTCACCTCGCGGCTTCGCAACCCTTTGTACCATCCATTGTAGCACGTGTGTAGCCCAGGTCATAAGGGGCATGATGATTTGACGTCATCCCCACCTTCCTCCGGTTTGTCACCGGCAGTCACCTTAGAGTGCCCAACTAAATGCTGGCAACTAAGGTCAAGGGTTGCGCTCGTTGCGGGACTTAACCCAACATCTCACGACACGAGCTGACGACAACCATGCACCACCTGTCACTTTGCCCCCGAAGGGGAAGCTCTGTCTCCAGAGTGGTCAAAGGATGTCAAGACCTGGTAAGGTTCTTCGCGTTGCTTCGAATTAAACCACATGCTCCACTGCTTGTGCGGGCCCCCGTCAATTCCTTTGAGTTTCAGCCTTGCGGCCGTACTCCCCAGGCGGAGTGCTTAATGTGTTAACTTCGGCACTACGGGCATCGAAACCCCTAACACCTAGCACTCATCGTTTACGGCGTGGACTACCAGGGTATCTAATCCTGTTTGCTCCCCACGCTTTCGCGCCTCAGCGTCAGTTACAGACCAGAGAGTCGCCTTCGCCACTGGTGTTCCTCCACATATCTACGCATTTCACCGCTACACGTGGAATTCCACTCTCCTCTTCTGTACTCAAGCCTCCCAGTTTCCAATGACCGCTTGCGGTTGAGCCGCAAGATTTCACATCAGACTTAAAAGGCCGCCTGCGCGCGCTTTACGCCCAATAATTCCGGACAACGCTTGCCACCTACGTATTACCGCGGCTGCTGGCACGTAGTTAGCCGTGGCTTTCTGATGAGGTACCGTCAAGGTACCGCCCTATTCGAACGGTACGTGTTCTTCCCTCATAACAGAGCTTTACGAGCCGAAACCCTTCATCACTCACGCGGCGTTGCTCCGTCAGACTTTCGTCCATTGCGGAAGATTCCCTACTGCTGCCTCCCGTAGGAGTCTGGGCCGTGTCTCAGTCCCAGTGTGGCCGATCACCCTCTCAGGTCGGCTACGCATCGTCGCCTTGGGGAGCCATTACCTCTCCAACTAGCTAATGCGCCGCGGGCCCATCTCACCGTGAGAGCCCGAAGGCCCTCTTTTAATCTTGCACCAGGAGGTGCTAGATGTTATCCGGTATTAGCCCCGGTTTCCCGGAGTTATCCCAGTCGATAAGGCAGGTTGCCCACGTGTTACTCACCCGTCCGCCGCTAACGTTTTTGAAGCAAGCTTCAAAAACGTCCGCTCGACTTGCATGTATTAGGCACGCCGCCAAGCGTTCGTCCTGAGCCAGGATCAAACTCTCCATAAAAGTGGTGAGTTGATTGCTCAACTGCTGGCGTTGATGTCTCCATCAACTTTCCAATTGCGCAGTGTTACCTGCGACTTTTTTGTTACTAATGAGATATCATGTATCTCTTCGTACGCTTGGCTTTTGTTCAGTTTTCAAAGAACTCGTGATCGCTTGTGGCGACCTTTAATACTTTACCGCAACTCACTTTGAAAGTCAACAACTTTTTCAAAAAATGTTTTTGCCAACAATCTGTCTCTGTGGCGGTATTAAAGAATATAACACGTCCCGTCAAAAGACGTCAATCATTTATTTATAAAAAAATGCGAAAAACGACATTTATTTTCGTTCTGCTATGGCTAATGCATATTTAATGCGGTCTTTTGGAGAAACAAAGCGCTTGTATAAACCATAAATAACATGGTATTTCTCACGCATCACACGCTTTACGATATCATCTATACGAGGATCTGATAGATCAAGTAGGATTTCTTCCATTTCTCTCTTTAATAAATATTCGATTTCTTGAGCTTCTTTTGCATGCAACATAACTCCAAACATAGTCAGCACCTCACCCATCAACATATCTTCACACAATAGCATTAAGTCTTTTCTATTTTTGCTCTTTTTATTCATATCTTGTCCTGCTCTGCATAAGTTGAGTAGAAACAACAAGAAGGGGCGAGGGTGGTGAAGGGAATCTGGGTTATTAATGCACGTAACTGGAAAGCATTATCCATTATTATGGTCGCTGCCTTTTTTGCAGCTCGCTTGGCTCTATTTAGAGAGAAACTCTGTTAATGTTTTTACAACCGATAGTGGTCCACAGGCTTTTTATCGTTCAGAAACAGATGAAAAACATGTTGCTTTAACGTTTAATGTTAGCTGGGTGAAGAACGCTTAACCCCCATACTTGATATTCTTGAAAATGCAGATGTAGAAGAAGCTACCTTCTTTCTCTCCGCGTCATGGGCAGAAAGGTATCCTGAATTAGCTACTAGCATTCACGATCGCGGCTACACAATTGGTAACCACGGCTATCAGTATAAGAGCTATGATACTTGGGACCAAACCAAAGTGAGCCAGGATATCCAACGAGGGCAACAGGTTCTCACTGAATTCGCTGAAGAAAAACCAGTGCTTCTGCGCCCACCTAATGGAGCTTTTAATCAAGAGGTCCTTGGTATCGCCGAAAAACAAGGCCTAAGTATCATCCATTGGAGTGTTGATTCCAAAGACTATCAGAACCCTGGTACCGATCAGATTATCAAAAATGTTTTAGAGCAAACGACTGCAGGTGATGTTATTCTTTTTCATGCTTCCGATACAGTTAAACAAACAGACAAGGCATTACCTGACATTATCAAAGGTTTACGTGACAATGGATTTACGTTCTCGTCTATTGAGAGTCTTATGACGGGAGCAGAACCTGAAAGTAGTGAGGTCAAATAATAAAAAAGTCGTATGGGCCACCTAAATGTCCCATACGACTTTTTCTTTTTTTATTCGATACAGTCCCACACGCCAGGACGTATACTTACTATTTTTTCGCCTCTTGCTTCCCGCTACCTGTTAATCGGTGCAAGATTAACAACTGCCAGGTATTTGCTGCTAATAAAGGCGTGAAGTAGATCCAAAGCCATTTTGGATCGTTAGCTGTTAGCGCCGGCACCCATTCAATCGTTGTCACAACAACAATAAAAAACAGTGCTTGTATAAACGCTTGTCGATTGGTGTCTTTTGCTTTGATGGCTGCAATGACTAGTCCATATATTAATAAAAGCACTGGAGTGACCATATACGACCAGATACTCTCGCCAGCTTCAGCAAAAGCTGCATAACGCAGATAAAATAAATCAAACACAACAAAAGCAATAACAACCATTTGAATCCGGTTCCATAAACGAACCGATTTAAAAATGCCAAGTCCAAAACGATGTAGGGTTAGGTACGCGAAAAATCCCATTTGTGAAATTAAGCTAAAGGCTGCACTAATTCCAATGGCCCAAACGGCTCCCCAGAAAAAGTTAGCAAATCCTCCACCTAGCAAACGATCAGAGTTTAGAATGCTTCCTACAATTCCCCCAGTAATACTTCCAACAAGCAAGGTACTCCAAAATAAAAAAACCACTTTACGGCTATTCACACGATATCCCCCATTGTATATGTAGCTAACTATCCTAATTGTACCAACGAGTTCGACATGTTTCCACATCTAATGTGCATGTGATGCATATTCTTTTCGATTTCATCTCAAATTAAGCATAGCAGATCCTGAAGGGAGGTATGTGTAATGAACAAAGGCTGCATTGCGCTTGGACTTGGTATCATCCTGTTTTTTTCTGGTTGTGCGTCTAATGACAGCGACAATTCTAATACAAGCTACGATGGCACCAAAAAAATGATGGTGGATATGTTAAAGACAGACGAAGGCAAACAAGCGATTCATGAGTTAATGACTGAGGAAGACATGCGTGAAGAGTTTGTCATGGATCAAGAAATGGTGAAGAAAACGATTGAAGATACACTTACATCCGATAAAGGAAAATCCTACTGGCAGGAGATCTTAAAGGATCCCGAGTTCGCCAAAACGTTTGCCGAGAGTATGCAGCAAGAAAACGAGAAGATGCTTAAGACGTTGATGAAGGACCCTGAATATCAAGGCATGCTAATGGATGTGTTAAAGGATCCGGAGATGGAAAAGGCCGCTATAGAAATGATGAAAACGAAGGAATACCGCGAGCAACTGGATACGGTTTTAAAGGAGAACTTTGAAAGTCCTTATTTTCAAGAAAAGCTAAATGAAATGTTAAAAAAGGTCTCAGAAGAATCCAATCAATCAAAAAAAGAAGACGACAACAACAAAGATTCAGAAGGATAAAAACAAAGCAGCAAAATCGCCATCGATTTTGCTGCTTTTTGAATTAGCGTAGTGGCTTGTCCAATACCTTTTTTGCAACTTCTGTATAAATAATGCCAATTGGGTGCTCCGGGCCATAGATTGATGGCGCAAAATCATCTTCATCAATGACAGGCTGCCCTAAAGGAATATGTCCTAGCACCTCTGTTTTTAATTCTTCCGCTAGTCTCATTCCCCCACCTTGTCCAAAAACGTATTCGCGCTCACCTGTGGTTTTACTTTCAAAGTAAGCCATGTTTTCAATGACACCAAAAATCTGGTGGTTGGTTTTGATCGCCATTGTACCTGCACGTGCTGCAACAAATGCGGCTGTTGCGTGTGGTGTTGTGACAAGGATTTCCTTAGATTGTGGAATCATTGTATGAAGATCAAGTGCCACATCTCCTGTACCTGGTGGTAAGTCCATGATGAGATAGTCTAATTCGCCCCATTCGACTTCGGAGAAAAACTGATTAATCATTTTACCAAGCATCGGGCCACGCCAGATAACCGGGGCATTGTCCTCGACAAAGAAGCCCATAGAAATCACTTTCACGCCAAAGCGTTCAACTGGGTAAATTCGTTCATTATGTACAACAGGTCTTTCTTCAATGCCCATCATATCCGGTACACTAAAGCCATAAATGTCCGCATCTATAATCCCGACTTTTTTTCCTAGACGGGTTAGTGCCACCGCTAAGTTGACAGACACTGTTGATTTTCCTACTCCACCTTTTCCACTGGCTACAGAGATAAAGGTTGTTTTACTATTTGGGGAAAGAATGGCCGGACCATCAAAAGGTTCTTCGCCAAATCCGCCATGAGCTTTAATCTCATCCTCCGTTAGTTCTGTAAAACGTAAACCAACAGATGCAGCGCCTTCTCCTTTAAGGATGTTGACCACTTCTTGTTGGATCTCCATTTGATCAGATGTACCCGTTCGTGCCAAGGCAATCTTCACACTAACATTATTGTCCGTTATATTAATTTCACGAACTCCACCTGTTTCAGTAATGCTTTTATTTAAATCGCGATCTTTCACGCGGGTGAGCGCTTCCACAACTGCTGCTTCTGTTAACATGATTGATCCCCTCTCCTCAGTACCTGTCTGCTTCTAAACTAAGTATAGCATAGAAGCCAAACAGGCTTAAACCAATTTGGCTTTGCTATTTAGGGGCTTCCTCACCTGAGTAATATCGTAGAATACCTTGGTAAATAGACGCTGCTACACTTTCTTGGTACTCCTCTGTTCCAAGAAGTTCAGCTTCCTCTGGATTTGACAAAAAACCAGCCTCTACAAGTGCTCCTGGAATATCAGCTTCTTTTAGTAAATAGACATGCTGAATTGGTTTGGCGATCCGGTTGGTATTCTCTAGGTTTCGAACCAATTCGTCCTGTATCAGTTTTGCGACGACTTGATTCTGAGGGTTAGTCAGATGATAAAAGGTCTGCGCTCCTCGCCACTTGGGTGATGGGATGGCGTTCATATGGATACTAATAAACAAATCAGCATCTGATTCGTTTACGATCTCTACTCTGCGCTTTAGGTCTTCCGTTTTCCGAGTACGGATTCGTTTTGTCCCCTCTTCGGCTAAGTCAGCGTCCTCTTCCCTTGTTAACAGAACAATGGCTCCTGCCTCCTGTAAGTAATCGCGTACTTTTTTAGAAATAGCTAGTGTTGCTTCTTTTTCTAGAAGGCCTGTAGCAGAAACTGCTCCTCCATCCATGCCCCCATGTCCTGCATCAATGACAATTACACGCTGTGATAATGGCATATGCAACCAATGGAACGATCACTTTGAAGCTGATCTTGTATGATATAAAAGAGGGCCGCTGCACAGAGCGATCCAAGAATTACTTTCATCCATTTTAAACGCATGTCACATCCTCCTTCTCCCGTTCCATAGATGTATATTGGGACAAGGATCAGAATATGAGCATGAGTTCAATGAATTAATGTAATTTTAACCGGTAGCGCTTTGTTCCAGCTTGAAAACCACGCTGCCATAACGTATCGACATAGACGTCGCTTGCAATGCCTAATGCATCGCCATATCGCTCCCCCTGAAGCACCCAGCAAGTCAATAAATTAAACATATCAAAGGATAGATCCGTTAGTTCATCCTCAGCTCGTGACTTTGCTTGCTGCTCACTCTCCCCGTATTGGAAGAAACGGCTATAATTTGCTCCAAGCAAATAAGCATCGATGCCAATATCTAAACTCGGATCCACCAAAAAAGGTCTTGTTGCGTGTTCTTTTGGAATAACAGGTGCAAACGTTTCGTGAAACTGTTTTTCAATATCCTTTAACGAAATTTCCTGAAGAAGCTTCCGCTCAAAATTCCAGCGCTTCTCACGTCTCTTATCTGCGAGTGTTGTAATAATCTCCACCTTCTAACAGCTCCTCTCATACAAGTAGTATTTGATGGAATTGTTCTTCACATGCAGTGGAAATCATTCCAGTAAGTAACACAAAAAGCTCCCTAATCGGAAGCTTCTACTGAGACTGCTTTGTCTTTCACCCGTTTTAAAGTGGCGACGATTAAAAAGCTCACAATGACTAATAATAACCATGAACTCACCTTACCTAGATGCACCAGACTCCACATATCCGTTTGGTTCGGATACTGCCATGCCCCAAAAAACGTGGCGATGTTCTCAGCAACCCATATAAAAAACCCAATCAGGATAAACGAAAATGCGATCGGCATCCGGTAGCGCGTGTCACCAATCTTATAAGACACCCACGATTTCCAGAAGACGATGATGACAAGTGCGGATAACCACCAACGAATATCAATCCAAAAGTGATGCGTGAAAAAGTTAAGATAAATCGCCGCAGCAACAGGCACAACCAGTAGAAATGGTGGCCATTTGATTAAATGTATATCAAGTCTTCTCCACGCCTGACATAGATAACTCGCCACACTCGCGTACATAAATCCGCTGTACAAAGGCACACCAAGAATCTTAAAGAAACCTTGCTCAGGATAGGCCCACGAACCCATATGAACTTTGAATATTTCAAGAGCTAGACCAATCAAGTGAAACAAGGTGATAACCTTTAATTCATCACGAGTTTCAAGACCAACCCGCACCATCCACCATTGCATGCCTATACAGATGATAAGCAACCAATCATATCTCGGCAGGAACGGCAGTGGGATCACCTGCGTAAGAGCCAACGAGGCAAAAATAACAACCGGAAACAAACACGACATCGCCTGCTCAAAGCCAAATCGAACAAGCTGCAGAATCCCACCTAACATGCGACTCTCTACTTTCTGTAGAATTGCGTTCATGAACCGTCCCCCTTAATCTTCATTCCTTTTGTATTCTAAAATATCTCCAGGCTGGCATTCTAACGCGTTACAAATCGATTCAAGTGTTGAGAACCTAATTGCTTTTGCCTTGCCATTTTTCAAAACCGACAGATTAGCCATTGTAATACCAACCTTCTCTGAAAGCTCCGTTACACTCATTTTTCGTTTCGCAAGCATTACATCAATATGAATAATAATCGCCATGTTGTTCACCTCAGAC
Coding sequences within:
- a CDS encoding DUF817 domain-containing protein, which encodes MNAILQKVESRMLGGILQLVRFGFEQAMSCLFPVVIFASLALTQVIPLPFLPRYDWLLIICIGMQWWMVRVGLETRDELKVITLFHLIGLALEIFKVHMGSWAYPEQGFFKILGVPLYSGFMYASVASYLCQAWRRLDIHLIKWPPFLLVVPVAAAIYLNFFTHHFWIDIRWWLSALVIIVFWKSWVSYKIGDTRYRMPIAFSFILIGFFIWVAENIATFFGAWQYPNQTDMWSLVHLGKVSSWLLLVIVSFLIVATLKRVKDKAVSVEASD
- a CDS encoding helix-turn-helix domain-containing protein; translation: MAIIIHIDVMLAKRKMSVTELSEKVGITMANLSVLKNGKAKAIRFSTLESICNALECQPGDILEYKRNED